A single genomic interval of Caballeronia sp. SL2Y3 harbors:
- a CDS encoding cytochrome c produces the protein MPVVLATLGACSGRANDNLPDNVTAQSPMTSSPQLIARGEYLAKAGDCSACHDAADHTPLAGGMPVNSPFGPIYSSNITPDPVFGIGRYTLKEFSDAIRYGKRRDGKRLYPAMPYPSLANMTDDDVTALYAYLMHGVKPSAKRAPETHLPFPFNQRWGMLFWSLAFGNRDEFQPDPKRSAQWNRGAYLVQGLGHCGACHTPRGPAYNELGYSEKSPWYLTSGVNDHWLAPNLTGDPGSGLGRWTEQDIVDFLHTGHGAGAIAFGAMAPVIGDSTQYMTDADLHAIATYLKSLPPKRTYGSYDNNEHAKVQTARSIQTGEVERPGAGIYLSFCARCHQADGHGQPGKVAALAGNPLVLAEDPTSVMRIVIEGSKSPETETGPAPQKMPGFHGQLTTAQMAQVVTFIRGTWGNHAAPVSDREVERLRSKIHQ, from the coding sequence ATGCCAGTCGTGCTCGCCACCCTGGGCGCATGCAGTGGCCGCGCGAACGACAATCTTCCCGACAACGTCACGGCGCAGTCGCCGATGACGAGTTCGCCGCAATTGATCGCTCGCGGCGAATACCTCGCCAAAGCAGGCGATTGCAGCGCGTGTCACGACGCGGCCGATCACACGCCGCTTGCCGGTGGCATGCCGGTGAATTCGCCGTTCGGCCCGATCTATTCGAGCAACATCACGCCGGACCCGGTCTTCGGTATCGGACGCTATACGCTGAAGGAGTTCTCGGACGCGATTCGCTATGGCAAGCGCCGCGACGGCAAGCGGCTTTATCCAGCCATGCCGTATCCGTCGCTCGCGAACATGACGGATGACGACGTGACCGCGCTCTATGCCTATCTGATGCATGGCGTGAAGCCGAGCGCGAAGCGCGCGCCGGAAACGCATCTGCCTTTTCCGTTCAATCAGCGATGGGGCATGTTGTTCTGGAGCCTCGCATTCGGCAATCGCGATGAATTCCAGCCCGATCCGAAGCGCAGCGCGCAATGGAATCGCGGCGCGTACCTTGTGCAAGGTCTTGGGCATTGCGGCGCATGTCATACGCCGCGCGGTCCCGCCTACAACGAGCTTGGCTACAGTGAGAAGTCGCCTTGGTATCTCACGAGCGGCGTCAACGATCACTGGCTTGCACCTAACCTCACCGGCGATCCGGGCAGCGGACTAGGACGCTGGACCGAGCAGGACATTGTCGACTTTCTGCATACCGGTCATGGCGCAGGCGCAATCGCGTTCGGGGCCATGGCGCCGGTCATCGGTGACAGCACGCAGTACATGACCGATGCCGATCTGCATGCCATCGCCACTTATCTCAAGTCATTGCCTCCTAAGCGTACGTACGGCAGCTACGACAACAACGAGCACGCCAAGGTGCAGACGGCGCGCAGCATTCAGACCGGCGAAGTGGAGCGTCCCGGCGCGGGCATCTATCTGTCGTTTTGCGCGCGCTGTCATCAGGCGGACGGCCACGGTCAGCCGGGCAAGGTCGCCGCGCTCGCCGGCAACCCGCTCGTGCTGGCGGAAGACCCGACATCGGTCATGCGCATCGTGATCGAGGGCAGCAAGAGCCCGGAGACGGAGACAGGGCCTGCGCCACAGAAGATGCCTGGTTTCCACGGTCAATTGACGACCGCGCAGATGGCGCAGGTCGTCACTTTCATTCGTGGCACATGGGGCAATCATGCGGCGCCGGTCTCGGACCGCGAAGTGGAGCGCCTTCGCTCGAAGATCCATCAATGA